Proteins encoded in a region of the Raphanus sativus cultivar WK10039 chromosome 8, ASM80110v3, whole genome shotgun sequence genome:
- the LOC108820487 gene encoding ACT domain-containing protein ACR7-like isoform X1, giving the protein MELSDCSNEYEKLVVRMNMPRVVIDNEICPNSTVVKIDSARGPGILLESVQLLTDMNLGIKKAYISSDGKWNMDVFHVSDLNGNKLTDANLIRYIEKSIETSHYSKTEGYTGLTALELTGTNRIGLLSEVFAVLADLQCDVVEAKAWTHNGRIASMIYVKDVNSGTPIDGDSDRVQRIEGQLRNLLKADDSYQNDTRTCVTYGGNTHMERRLHQRMFMDRDYEKTFESENSPNVLVQNLPKRGYSVVNLQCKDRMKLLFDVVCTLTDMAYVVFHAAIRTVGETAFLEFYVRHSDGHPVSSEPERQRLVQCLQAAIERRTVKGLRLELCTMDRPGLLADVTRVLRENGLNIARAEISTKEGIARNVFYVTDANGDLIDPEIIKSIREKIGIDNLSVKEPFPVSWRETVEKEQQQKQEDHQGRNGGGTMLISLGSLVMRNLYQLGLIKSYF; this is encoded by the exons atgGAGTTATCTGATTGCTCTAATGAATATGAGAAGCTCGTTGTAAGGATGAACATGCCcag GGTCGTGATTGACAATGAAATTTGCCCTAATTCAACTGTCGTCAAG ATTGATAGCGCAAGAGGCCCAGGGATACTGCTCGAATCTGTACAGCTTCTCACGGATATGAACCTCGGGATCAAGAAAGCTTACATTTCCTCTGACGGAAAATGGAATATGGATG TTTTTCATGTAAGTGATCTTAACGGAAACAAATTAACCGATGCGAACCTAATCCGTTACATTGAAAAG TCAATAGAGACGTCTCATTACAGTAAAACCGAAGGATACACCGGTTTAACCGCTCTAGAGTTAACTGGAACAAACAGAATCGGTTTACTCTCAGAGGTTTTCGCGGTTTTAGCTGATCTTCAGTGTGATGTTGTTGAGGCCAAGGCATGGACGCATAACGGGAGGATCGCGTCGATGATTTACGTTAAAGACGTTAACTCCGGGACCCCCATTGACGGAGACTCAGATCGTGTCCAACGGATAGAAGGACAGTTACGTAATTTACTAAAAGCAGACGATAGTTACCAAAATGACACGAGGACATGTGTTACGTATGGTGGTAATACTCATATGGAGAGAAGGTTGCATCAGAGGATGTTCATGGACCGTGACTACGAGAAGACGTTTGAGTCTGAGAACTCTCCGAACGTTTTGGTGCAAAACCTTCCGAAACGTGGCTACTCGGTCGTGAACTTGCAATGCAAAGATAGGATGAAACTCTTGTTCGACGTTGTTTGCACCTTGACTGATATGGCTTACGTTGTGTTCCATGCGGCTATTCGAACGGTTGGAGAAACGGCGTTTTTGGAGTTCTATGTAAGACATAGTGATGGGCATCCGGTTAGTTCAGAACCGGAGAGACAACGTTTGGTCCAATGTTTACAAGCCGCAATCGAAAGAAGAACGGTTAAG GGTCTGAGATTGGAGTTATGCACGATGGATAGACCTGGATTGTTGGCGGATGTAACACGAGTATTGAGAGAGAACGGATTAAACATTGCTAGAGCCGAGATATCGACTAAAGAAGGTATAGCAAGGAATGTATTCTATGTGACGGATGCTAATGGAGACCTTATAGATCCCGAGATAATCAAATCGATTAGAGAGAAGATTGGAATCGACAATCTAAGTGTTAAAGAACCGTTCCCGGTTAGTTGGAGAGAAACAGTTGAGAAGGAACAACAACAAAAGCAGGAAGATCATCAGGGACGCAATGGAGGAGGGACAATGTTGATATCACTTGGGAGCCTAGTGATGAGAAATCTATACCAGTTGGGTTTgatcaaatcatatttttag
- the LOC108820487 gene encoding ACT domain-containing protein ACR7-like isoform X2 encodes MNLGIKKAYISSDGKWNMDVFHVSDLNGNKLTDANLIRYIEKSIETSHYSKTEGYTGLTALELTGTNRIGLLSEVFAVLADLQCDVVEAKAWTHNGRIASMIYVKDVNSGTPIDGDSDRVQRIEGQLRNLLKADDSYQNDTRTCVTYGGNTHMERRLHQRMFMDRDYEKTFESENSPNVLVQNLPKRGYSVVNLQCKDRMKLLFDVVCTLTDMAYVVFHAAIRTVGETAFLEFYVRHSDGHPVSSEPERQRLVQCLQAAIERRTVKGLRLELCTMDRPGLLADVTRVLRENGLNIARAEISTKEGIARNVFYVTDANGDLIDPEIIKSIREKIGIDNLSVKEPFPVSWRETVEKEQQQKQEDHQGRNGGGTMLISLGSLVMRNLYQLGLIKSYF; translated from the exons ATGAACCTCGGGATCAAGAAAGCTTACATTTCCTCTGACGGAAAATGGAATATGGATG TTTTTCATGTAAGTGATCTTAACGGAAACAAATTAACCGATGCGAACCTAATCCGTTACATTGAAAAG TCAATAGAGACGTCTCATTACAGTAAAACCGAAGGATACACCGGTTTAACCGCTCTAGAGTTAACTGGAACAAACAGAATCGGTTTACTCTCAGAGGTTTTCGCGGTTTTAGCTGATCTTCAGTGTGATGTTGTTGAGGCCAAGGCATGGACGCATAACGGGAGGATCGCGTCGATGATTTACGTTAAAGACGTTAACTCCGGGACCCCCATTGACGGAGACTCAGATCGTGTCCAACGGATAGAAGGACAGTTACGTAATTTACTAAAAGCAGACGATAGTTACCAAAATGACACGAGGACATGTGTTACGTATGGTGGTAATACTCATATGGAGAGAAGGTTGCATCAGAGGATGTTCATGGACCGTGACTACGAGAAGACGTTTGAGTCTGAGAACTCTCCGAACGTTTTGGTGCAAAACCTTCCGAAACGTGGCTACTCGGTCGTGAACTTGCAATGCAAAGATAGGATGAAACTCTTGTTCGACGTTGTTTGCACCTTGACTGATATGGCTTACGTTGTGTTCCATGCGGCTATTCGAACGGTTGGAGAAACGGCGTTTTTGGAGTTCTATGTAAGACATAGTGATGGGCATCCGGTTAGTTCAGAACCGGAGAGACAACGTTTGGTCCAATGTTTACAAGCCGCAATCGAAAGAAGAACGGTTAAG GGTCTGAGATTGGAGTTATGCACGATGGATAGACCTGGATTGTTGGCGGATGTAACACGAGTATTGAGAGAGAACGGATTAAACATTGCTAGAGCCGAGATATCGACTAAAGAAGGTATAGCAAGGAATGTATTCTATGTGACGGATGCTAATGGAGACCTTATAGATCCCGAGATAATCAAATCGATTAGAGAGAAGATTGGAATCGACAATCTAAGTGTTAAAGAACCGTTCCCGGTTAGTTGGAGAGAAACAGTTGAGAAGGAACAACAACAAAAGCAGGAAGATCATCAGGGACGCAATGGAGGAGGGACAATGTTGATATCACTTGGGAGCCTAGTGATGAGAAATCTATACCAGTTGGGTTTgatcaaatcatatttttag